A portion of the Malania oleifera isolate guangnan ecotype guangnan chromosome 3, ASM2987363v1, whole genome shotgun sequence genome contains these proteins:
- the LOC131151736 gene encoding probable indole-3-pyruvate monooxygenase YUCCA3, producing the protein MVQTADQQDPFARKCIWVNGPVIVGAGPSGLAVAGSLKEQGVPFIMLERANCIASLWQNRTYNRLKLHLPKHFCQLPNLPFPEHFPEYPSRHQFISYLESYAKRFEINPRFNEAVLGAKYDETCELWRVKTVSTSGSNRGELEYICRWLVVATGENAEKVVPEIEGLGEFDGEVIHACDYKSGEAHRGKRVLVVGCGNSGMEVSLDLCNHNAIPSMVVRSSVHVLPREVLGRSTFELAVLMMKWLPLWVVDKALVIMAWLVLGSTSKYGLRRPSKGPLQLKNKEGKGPVLDIGALERIRSGDIKVVPGIRSFLRGGVVLVNGEILEIDSVVLATGYRSNVPSWLEEREFFTSEGFPKTPFPNGWKGNAGLYAVGFTRRGLSGASSDAIRVANDIGSIWKQDTKQKTHPFKARACHRRCISQF; encoded by the exons ATGGTTCAAACAGCGGATCAACAAGACCCCTTTGCCCGGAAGTGCATTTGGGTAAACGGGCCTGTCATCGTTGGTGCCGGCCCGTCGGGGCTCGCCGTCGCTGGTAGCCTCAAAGAACAGGGTGTTCCATTCATAATGCTGGAAAGAGCCAACTGCATTGCTTCTCTGTGGCAGAACCGCACTTACAATCGCCTCAAGCTTCACCTCCCTAAACACTTCTGCCAACTTCCCAACCTCCCATTCCCAGAGCACTTCCCTGAATACCCCTCCAGGCACCAGTTCATCAGCTATCTTGAATCCTATGCAAAACGCTTTGAGATAAACCCAAGGTTCAATGAGGCAGTTCTGGGAGCCAAGTATGATGAAACCTGCGAGTTGTGGCGTGTTAAGACGGTTTCCACGAGCGGTTCAAACCGGGGAGAGCTTGAGTACATTTGCCGGTGGCTTGTGGTGGCCACCGGCGAGAATGCGGAGAAGGTGGTGCCTGAGATTGAAGGCCTTGGGGAATTTGACGGCGAAGTGATTCATGCTTGTGACTATAAATCCGGTGAAGCTCACCGGGGGAAGAGAGTACTAGTTGTTGGGTGTGGAAATTCTGGGATGGAAGTGTCTCTTGATCTGTGCAATCACAATGCAATTCCTTCAATGGTGGTCAGAAGCTCG GTCCACGTGTTGCCGAGGGAAGTTCTCGGGAGATCGACGTTCGAGTTAGCTGTTTTGATGATGAAATGGCTGCCACTCTGGGTTGTAGATAAGGCACTGGTGATCATGGCATGGTTGGTTCTTGGGAGTACTTCAAAATATGGACTGAGGAGGCCATCAAAGGGTCCTTTGCAGCTCAAGAACAAAGAAGGAAAGGGTCCTGTTCTGGACATTGGCGCATTAGAGAGAATTAGATCAGGTGACATCAAGGTAGTCCCCGGAATCAGGAGTTTCTTGCGCGGTGGAGTTGTACTTGTAAACGGGGAAATTCTTGAGATCGATTCTGTTGTTCTGGCAACTGGGTACCGCAGCAATGTCCCTTCATGGCTAGAG GAGAGAGAATTTTTCACCAGTGAAGGGTTTCCAAAGACCCcattcccaaatgggtggaaagGAAATGCAGGGCTGTATGCAGTGGGGTTCACAAGGAGAGGGCTATCTGGTGCATCTTCGGATGCCATCAGAGTTGCAAATGACATTGGCTCTATCTGGAAACAAGACAcaaagcagaaaactcatccatTCAAGGCCAGGGCTTGCCATCGAAGATGCATTTCCCAGTTCTAA